One Cohnella candidum genomic region harbors:
- a CDS encoding CBO0543 family protein translates to MVFLIVSLIAFHVAAIFMPKRITWLDIWCIALFSIVVESFSNMALDLKLNLYGYIAPGNQWSGFLPIFLYPPVNAIYLNYFPFAKTNSRKAAYILAWTAFCLVYEVAALESGFFYYLKWKLWYSALCYPVLLLLVLGSFKFTRWLQRRAG, encoded by the coding sequence ATGGTATTTCTCATCGTATCGCTCATCGCTTTTCATGTGGCCGCGATCTTCATGCCGAAACGAATCACTTGGCTGGATATCTGGTGCATCGCCTTGTTTTCGATCGTGGTGGAATCATTTTCGAACATGGCCTTGGACCTGAAACTCAATCTGTATGGATATATCGCGCCCGGAAACCAATGGTCCGGATTTCTGCCAATCTTTCTGTATCCCCCCGTAAATGCCATCTATTTAAATTATTTTCCGTTCGCGAAAACCAATTCGCGAAAAGCCGCTTACATATTGGCGTGGACTGCATTTTGCCTTGTTTATGAAGTCGCGGCTTTAGAATCCGGCTTCTTTTACTACTTGAAATGGAAGTTATGGTACTCTGCTTTGTGCTATCCCGTGCTCCTGCTGCTTGTGCTGGGGAGCTTTAAGTTTACGCGATGGCTTCAGCGGCGTGCCGGTTAA
- a CDS encoding TetR/AcrR family transcriptional regulator C-terminal domain-containing protein, which yields MVHNNNDQIPEGNHKRKGSARLSRESIVGLALNIADTEGIDAVSFRRLAHDFGVTPMAIYRHVRNKDDLLDAMTEHMLASFDTSAIKEVDWREQVRGLLYALRQVLLDHPSGGNLLSRRSLPSTNRLKIFDTSLGILRNAGFEPQEAFFTFEHLLTQVVSLVVTGNGYVQGSEEERQVWGAKLLKFYGGLPQQQYPWLVEAAPNIAARVDTDLHFKFGTDLLLAGLETMAASKRSKKL from the coding sequence ATGGTCCACAATAACAATGATCAAATACCTGAAGGTAACCATAAACGGAAAGGCTCTGCTCGCCTTAGTCGAGAGTCCATCGTGGGGCTGGCATTGAATATCGCGGATACGGAAGGAATCGACGCGGTGAGTTTTAGGCGCTTAGCCCACGATTTCGGCGTAACACCCATGGCCATCTATCGGCATGTACGCAATAAGGACGACCTTTTAGACGCTATGACCGAACATATGCTGGCTTCTTTCGATACCTCGGCAATAAAAGAGGTGGATTGGCGGGAACAGGTGAGGGGATTGCTTTACGCTTTACGTCAGGTATTGCTCGACCATCCCTCGGGCGGAAACTTGCTGTCCAGGCGGTCTCTGCCTTCAACGAACAGGCTCAAGATTTTCGATACTTCGCTTGGCATCCTCCGCAACGCTGGCTTCGAGCCTCAAGAAGCATTCTTTACTTTTGAACATTTGCTAACTCAAGTGGTGTCGCTGGTTGTGACGGGAAATGGTTATGTACAAGGGTCGGAAGAAGAACGCCAGGTGTGGGGGGCTAAATTGCTGAAGTTCTATGGAGGCCTTCCACAGCAACAATATCCATGGCTCGTAGAAGCTGCCCCGAATATTGCGGCTCGCGTCGATACGGATCTTCACTTCAAGTTCGGTACGGATCTCCTGTTGGCAGGATTAGAGACAATGGCGGCGTCCAAACGATCGAAAAAGCTATGA
- a CDS encoding carbohydrate ABC transporter permease, with amino-acid sequence MTTTLRAAKKSIGHIILWVYLIIILYPFLFVLFSSVKSDNQEIASNPFGIPSTFHIENYYEAWVNAKISVYFFNSLYIATLCSIVSVILASMASFAITRMRYWKTSKGMYQFILIGMLIPGNALLLPIFIMLKDAGILGTHLALIIPYTAGAIPFTVIILSAFMRSLPGELEEASVMDGLSAKGIFVRIILPITVPALVTVFIVNFIGNWNEFLMANFFISTDELRTLPVGMVGFRDIYNTNYAQMSAGIVYSVVPVMIIYAVLQKQIIEGLTAGSVKG; translated from the coding sequence ATGACGACGACGTTGAGAGCGGCGAAGAAAAGCATCGGCCATATCATCTTGTGGGTCTATTTGATCATCATCCTGTATCCGTTCCTGTTCGTCCTTTTCTCGTCCGTAAAGTCGGATAATCAGGAGATCGCGAGCAATCCGTTCGGTATCCCTTCGACCTTCCATATCGAAAATTATTACGAAGCCTGGGTGAATGCTAAAATCAGCGTTTACTTTTTCAATAGCCTGTATATCGCAACGCTATGCTCGATCGTTTCCGTCATCCTTGCCTCCATGGCCTCGTTTGCGATCACGCGGATGCGTTACTGGAAAACGAGCAAAGGAATGTACCAATTCATCCTCATCGGCATGCTGATTCCGGGTAATGCTTTATTGCTGCCCATCTTCATCATGTTGAAAGACGCGGGCATATTGGGGACGCATTTGGCGCTGATCATCCCCTACACCGCCGGGGCTATTCCTTTCACCGTTATTATCCTGTCGGCGTTTATGCGCTCGCTTCCGGGCGAGCTGGAAGAAGCCTCCGTTATGGACGGTTTGAGCGCGAAGGGGATTTTCGTGCGCATCATCTTGCCGATCACCGTACCGGCGTTGGTCACCGTATTTATCGTGAACTTCATCGGAAACTGGAACGAGTTCCTGATGGCGAATTTCTTCATCTCCACGGATGAATTGAGAACGCTGCCTGTCGGGATGGTCGGTTTCCGCGATATCTATAATACGAACTATGCGCAAATGTCCGCGGGGATCGTGTACAGCGTGGTTCCGGTTATGATCATTTACGCGGTCCTGCAAAAACAAATCATCGAAGGCTTAACCGCGGGCAGCGTGAAAGGCTGA
- a CDS encoding extracellular solute-binding protein produces the protein MKKSLLLVVLSLVLVATMAVTSAGAATKSVTMVVRHTQLGEAKQQRLNILTDVLKKVQKDVSGVEFKLDGVDSDVNRKEKLRSEMATDSAPPIFDLFGGADTQLYASEGKLLDLTPILKELGLTSKFISLDEFKVNGKVYGLPIGGYQEGYFYNRDYFTAKGLTIPKTLDELDQLAAKIKKDGKTPFAQASKAAWVPLMTANTLWARYAGPTITSGFATGKTKWNSPEMVAAFNKYADWVKKGYFKKGELGLDYAEQRNQLIRGEAIMMYDGSWASSVFADPKQAGKMTNKVGYFPMPKATKGKGDQTWVNGGFSNGYGFSAKVAKDPKQLAVVKSFIKNMYNDEMQIRGLEADGVLPSMKIDSAKLAKAKVSDLVKVIIAVGNRAGGAFPAFDSLVQPDVNTAISEGIQKLIGGKTTAKAMLDSVQKVQETANEDSDN, from the coding sequence ATGAAGAAAAGTCTTCTCCTGGTAGTGCTCAGCTTGGTTCTTGTGGCCACGATGGCCGTAACCTCAGCGGGAGCAGCAACAAAAAGCGTTACCATGGTTGTAAGACACACGCAATTGGGAGAGGCGAAACAACAACGTCTCAACATCCTTACCGATGTATTGAAGAAAGTGCAGAAAGACGTTTCCGGCGTTGAATTTAAATTGGACGGCGTGGACTCGGACGTTAACCGCAAAGAGAAATTGCGGTCCGAAATGGCTACCGACTCCGCACCGCCCATTTTCGATCTGTTCGGCGGAGCCGACACGCAACTGTACGCCTCCGAAGGAAAGCTGCTCGATCTGACCCCGATTCTGAAAGAACTCGGCCTCACGAGCAAATTCATTTCTTTGGATGAGTTCAAGGTGAACGGCAAAGTATACGGGCTGCCGATCGGCGGTTACCAAGAAGGTTATTTCTACAACCGGGATTATTTCACGGCCAAAGGACTGACGATTCCGAAAACGCTGGATGAGCTGGATCAATTGGCCGCCAAAATCAAGAAAGACGGCAAAACGCCTTTCGCGCAAGCTTCCAAAGCAGCGTGGGTACCGCTCATGACCGCCAATACCTTGTGGGCCCGTTATGCCGGTCCGACGATCACCTCCGGATTCGCAACCGGTAAAACGAAATGGAACAGCCCCGAGATGGTAGCTGCGTTCAACAAATACGCGGATTGGGTGAAGAAAGGCTACTTCAAGAAAGGCGAACTCGGTCTGGATTATGCCGAACAGCGCAACCAGCTCATTCGCGGCGAAGCGATCATGATGTACGACGGTTCCTGGGCATCCAGCGTATTCGCGGATCCGAAGCAAGCCGGTAAAATGACGAACAAAGTCGGCTACTTCCCGATGCCTAAAGCCACGAAGGGCAAAGGCGACCAAACTTGGGTCAACGGCGGCTTCTCCAACGGCTACGGATTCTCGGCCAAAGTCGCTAAGGATCCGAAACAATTGGCTGTAGTGAAATCCTTCATCAAAAACATGTACAACGACGAAATGCAAATTCGCGGGCTGGAAGCCGACGGCGTCCTGCCTTCCATGAAAATCGACAGCGCGAAATTGGCGAAAGCGAAAGTCTCCGATCTCGTGAAAGTCATCATCGCGGTAGGCAACAGAGCAGGCGGCGCGTTCCCGGCATTCGATTCCTTGGTCCAACCTGACGTGAATACGGCGATCAGCGAAGGCATCCAAAAATTGATCGGCGGGAAAACGACGGCGAAAGCGATGCTGGACAGCGTCCAAAAGGTCCAGGAAACGGCAAACGAAGATTCGGATAATTAA
- a CDS encoding CBO0543 family protein, with protein sequence MGIYARSNFKTHTESSLFYALTIHPCVVILFLGNYPIGKMKRFFWISFWILVYTVIEWIEVWQGILIYRNGWNLWWSIAFMGVVIPLVRLHYRRPLWAYGISIIVVFTLVGLFHVPLTK encoded by the coding sequence GTGGGAATATACGCCCGATCGAATTTCAAGACCCACACGGAGAGTTCGCTTTTTTATGCCTTGACCATTCACCCTTGCGTCGTGATCCTGTTTTTGGGGAATTACCCGATCGGTAAAATGAAACGGTTCTTCTGGATTTCGTTTTGGATATTGGTATATACCGTCATTGAATGGATTGAGGTATGGCAAGGGATCCTTATCTATCGCAATGGATGGAATTTATGGTGGTCGATTGCTTTCATGGGCGTAGTCATCCCCTTGGTACGGCTTCATTACCGAAGACCTTTATGGGCATACGGAATTTCGATCATTGTCGTCTTCACGTTAGTAGGCTTGTTTCATGTGCCCCTGACCAAGTGA
- a CDS encoding sensor histidine kinase produces MSIRIRLLLSYLAMLIIPLVLLAISFAVIVSTVLGDLDSVFKLDTKNKNPIAAIIGEEADIAADIRLRAANDPDSLRDRTQMQGYSDKLQRINMGLIVRLGDQVYYSSPNIDGTDVAEHLPAYGQPQTEHDFRSGWMLDRQYDVTFKDGSKGSYYIFLNVNFLNWFAAKFAKMFLISLLVILVVVNGILTFYVSRSIIRPLRSLKRAAGEMKEGNLAYQIRPESRDEIGELAVAFEEMRIKLKGSIDVQLQYEDNRKDLISNISHDLKSPVAAIRAYVEGIMDGVTDTPEKLDRYIQTIHKKTVQMDRLIDELFLFSKLDLKRLPFHFEEVNLDSFLQDCTEEMQLDVEKRGVKLAYESPLLPHPANVIADREKLKRVFVNVIENAVKYMDKEDGRVWIDMREDGDNYRIVVKDNGQGIAPEALPYIFDRFYRADPARNVDTGGSGLGLAIARHIIEEHGGTIHAASEPGIGTVIMISLRRTDGRQSA; encoded by the coding sequence ATGTCGATCCGGATTCGGCTTTTGCTCTCTTACCTGGCCATGTTGATCATCCCGCTCGTCTTGCTGGCCATCTCGTTCGCGGTCATCGTCTCGACGGTGCTCGGGGATCTCGATTCGGTATTCAAGCTGGACACCAAGAACAAAAACCCGATCGCGGCCATCATCGGGGAAGAAGCGGACATCGCGGCGGACATCCGTTTGCGGGCCGCGAACGATCCCGATTCCCTGAGGGACCGCACGCAGATGCAGGGGTACAGCGACAAGCTTCAGCGGATCAACATGGGGCTGATCGTCCGTTTGGGGGACCAAGTGTATTACTCCTCTCCCAATATCGACGGGACGGACGTCGCCGAGCATTTGCCCGCTTACGGGCAGCCTCAAACCGAACACGATTTCCGTTCCGGCTGGATGCTGGATCGGCAATACGACGTCACGTTCAAGGACGGCTCGAAGGGCTCCTACTATATATTTCTGAACGTGAACTTCCTGAATTGGTTCGCGGCGAAGTTCGCGAAGATGTTCTTGATCTCGCTGCTCGTGATTCTCGTCGTGGTGAATGGGATTCTCACCTTTTACGTGTCCCGCAGCATCATCCGGCCGCTTCGTTCGTTGAAACGCGCCGCGGGAGAAATGAAGGAAGGCAACCTTGCCTACCAGATCCGTCCCGAATCAAGGGATGAGATCGGAGAGCTGGCCGTCGCGTTCGAAGAAATGAGGATCAAGCTCAAGGGCTCGATCGACGTGCAGCTTCAATACGAGGATAACCGCAAGGATCTGATCTCGAACATTTCCCACGATTTGAAATCTCCGGTAGCCGCCATCCGGGCTTACGTGGAAGGCATCATGGACGGGGTGACGGACACCCCCGAGAAGCTCGACCGGTACATTCAGACGATCCATAAGAAAACCGTGCAGATGGACCGCCTGATCGACGAGCTGTTCCTGTTTTCCAAGCTGGACCTGAAGCGGCTGCCGTTCCATTTTGAAGAAGTGAATTTGGATTCCTTCCTGCAGGATTGCACCGAGGAGATGCAGCTCGACGTGGAGAAACGCGGCGTCAAGCTGGCCTATGAATCTCCGCTGCTCCCGCATCCCGCGAACGTGATCGCGGATCGGGAGAAGCTCAAGCGCGTATTCGTCAACGTCATCGAGAACGCCGTGAAGTATATGGATAAGGAAGACGGAAGAGTGTGGATCGACATGCGGGAAGACGGGGACAACTACCGGATCGTGGTCAAGGATAACGGCCAGGGGATCGCGCCGGAAGCGCTGCCGTATATTTTCGATCGGTTCTACCGCGCGGATCCTGCGCGTAACGTCGATACGGGCGGAAGCGGCCTGGGGCTCGCCATCGCGCGGCACATCATCGAAGAGCACGGCGGCACGATCCATGCGGCCAGCGAGCCGGGCATCGGCACGGTCATCATGATTTCGCTTAGACGAACGGACGGGAGGCAGTCGGCATGA
- a CDS encoding response regulator transcription factor, whose product MKRILIIEDDTSMAELVRDYLAIHQYEPHIETSGDRGMKRALEEKFDLILLDLMLPVVDGFEICRTLRSQLDIPILMVSAKKEDIDKIRGLGLGADDYVVKPFSPSELMARVNAHLSRYERLSGAGQKSEEIRIRGLRIDKASRRVFVNDKEVAFTTKEFDLLTYLASNPNRVFSKDQLFEQLWGMDSLGDIATVTVHIRKIREKIEHDPSNSQYIDTIWGAGYRFKV is encoded by the coding sequence ATGAAACGCATCTTGATCATCGAAGACGATACCAGCATGGCGGAGCTCGTTCGCGATTATCTGGCCATTCACCAATACGAGCCGCATATCGAGACGAGCGGAGACCGGGGAATGAAGCGGGCGTTGGAGGAGAAATTCGACCTCATCTTGCTCGACTTGATGCTGCCCGTCGTCGACGGGTTCGAGATTTGCCGCACGCTGCGAAGCCAGCTGGACATCCCGATCCTGATGGTGTCGGCGAAGAAAGAGGATATCGATAAAATCCGGGGGCTCGGCCTCGGCGCGGACGACTACGTGGTGAAGCCGTTCAGCCCAAGCGAGCTGATGGCGCGCGTGAACGCCCATCTCTCCCGGTACGAGCGCTTGTCGGGCGCCGGCCAGAAGAGCGAGGAGATCCGGATCCGCGGCTTGCGGATCGATAAGGCGTCCCGCCGCGTATTCGTGAACGACAAGGAGGTCGCTTTCACGACGAAGGAGTTCGACTTGCTGACCTACCTGGCTTCGAACCCGAACCGGGTCTTCAGCAAGGACCAGCTGTTCGAGCAGCTGTGGGGCATGGACTCGCTCGGCGACATCGCCACCGTGACCGTCCACATCCGCAAGATCCGTGAGAAAATCGAGCACGATCCCTCCAACTCGCAATACATCGATACGATCTGGGGAGCGGGTTACCGTTTTAAGGTGTGA
- a CDS encoding SRPBCC family protein, whose translation MSAGDKITLTVETTVNAPVEKVWEYWTEPQHITQWSFASDDWHAPSAENDLRAGGKFSTRMEAKDGSFGFDFGGIYDEVRTHEWIAYTLGDDRKVTISFLPVDNGTRVVETFEAESSHSIEQQQAGWQAFMDNFKKYSEQPK comes from the coding sequence ATGAGCGCAGGCGATAAAATCACGTTAACGGTGGAGACTACGGTAAATGCACCGGTTGAAAAAGTATGGGAGTATTGGACGGAACCCCAGCATATCACGCAATGGTCTTTCGCTTCGGATGATTGGCATGCCCCGTCCGCCGAGAATGATTTGAGAGCAGGCGGCAAATTCTCAACCCGAATGGAAGCCAAGGACGGCAGCTTCGGATTCGATTTCGGCGGCATCTATGACGAAGTCAGAACCCACGAATGGATTGCTTACACGCTCGGCGATGACAGAAAAGTGACGATCTCATTCCTTCCTGTCGACAACGGCACGAGGGTCGTGGAGACTTTCGAAGCGGAATCCTCCCATTCGATCGAGCAGCAGCAAGCGGGATGGCAGGCGTTCATGGACAACTTCAAGAAATATAGCGAGCAGCCGAAATAA
- a CDS encoding serine hydrolase domain-containing protein yields MKFRKVHPWVILFRSKRKRRFTLLAAVLTLFVSAGFVLYQPLMVASGFTSHQICSETFVSGLDPEQVYDERVKPEGAIGLVSHLIHFNVDREKREVTTTIAGLYKTQAVYGEEMGCLLVQKPEDVNLAADAKLNSPVRPPDSLAPEIAGPGVAETSNELLRTAVDRAFTEPKNQPHIRTKAIVVVKDGKIVAERYAPGIGVNTPLLGFSATKSITNALIGILVRQGKLDIGQPAPIAAWQNEQDPRHKITLDDLLRQTSGLALKQTSSGFDPASRLIYLERDMAGFAEEAKLTTVPGTRWAYTDGNYILLSRIIRDAVGGRGPDVKDFAQRELFGPIGMKHVTLEFDATGTPNGANSMLASARDWAHLGLLYLNDGMVGIDRILPKGWVKYSSSQTLNTGYGAGFWINQETSGKAPYGLPWGMHHVPRDAFFALGHMGQFVVIVPSQHLVVVRLGVSHYSDGFIAGADRLVADVIAALQQDGVH; encoded by the coding sequence ATGAAATTCCGCAAAGTTCACCCATGGGTGATACTTTTTAGAAGTAAAAGAAAACGCAGATTTACGTTGCTGGCAGCCGTTTTAACGCTATTCGTGAGCGCAGGGTTTGTGCTTTATCAGCCGTTAATGGTTGCCTCTGGCTTTACAAGTCATCAAATCTGTTCCGAAACGTTTGTCTCGGGCCTTGACCCCGAGCAGGTTTACGACGAGAGGGTGAAGCCGGAAGGGGCAATCGGACTCGTTAGCCATTTGATTCACTTCAACGTTGATCGTGAAAAACGTGAAGTAACAACGACGATCGCAGGCCTATATAAAACCCAAGCGGTGTACGGTGAAGAGATGGGATGCTTATTGGTCCAAAAGCCCGAGGACGTCAATCTGGCTGCGGATGCTAAGCTCAATTCCCCCGTTCGCCCACCTGATTCACTAGCTCCTGAGATCGCGGGGCCCGGGGTGGCCGAGACGAGTAACGAGCTTCTGCGCACGGCGGTTGACCGCGCTTTTACAGAGCCAAAGAATCAGCCGCACATCCGAACCAAAGCAATAGTCGTTGTCAAAGATGGCAAAATCGTTGCCGAGCGGTATGCGCCTGGCATTGGCGTGAACACGCCTTTATTGGGATTCTCGGCTACAAAATCAATCACCAATGCGCTGATAGGCATTCTGGTCCGGCAGGGAAAGCTGGACATCGGCCAACCCGCACCCATTGCAGCTTGGCAAAATGAGCAGGACCCTCGTCACAAGATCACGCTAGATGACCTGTTACGGCAGACTAGCGGCCTTGCTCTCAAACAAACTAGCTCGGGCTTCGATCCTGCGTCGCGATTGATATATCTGGAGCGCGACATGGCAGGCTTCGCAGAGGAGGCGAAGTTAACTACAGTGCCCGGAACCCGATGGGCCTACACCGATGGCAACTATATACTTCTCTCGCGTATTATCCGCGACGCCGTCGGCGGTCGGGGCCCGGATGTAAAAGATTTCGCGCAGCGTGAGCTGTTCGGGCCAATTGGCATGAAGCACGTGACGTTGGAGTTCGATGCGACCGGCACGCCGAACGGTGCAAACTCAATGTTAGCCTCTGCGCGTGATTGGGCTCATTTGGGGCTTTTGTACCTGAACGACGGCATGGTTGGCATTGACCGCATCCTGCCGAAAGGGTGGGTGAAATACTCGTCCTCCCAAACGCTAAACACCGGCTATGGAGCCGGGTTTTGGATAAATCAGGAGACGAGCGGCAAGGCTCCGTATGGTCTCCCCTGGGGGATGCACCATGTGCCGCGTGACGCGTTTTTTGCCTTGGGCCATATGGGGCAGTTTGTTGTGATCGTGCCATCCCAGCATCTGGTTGTGGTGCGATTGGGCGTGTCCCATTACTCGGATGGATTTATTGCTGGCGCCGATCGGTTGGTCGCCGATGTGATTGCAGCGCTTCAACAGGACGGAGTACATTGA
- a CDS encoding S-layer homology domain-containing protein produces MKKALASALLATVVSVSAVPAVFADTAITAKSSSFIDIDKSYAKSAIEELHGKGILSGVDNEGRFDPKGSLTRAQFVTIIVNALGLPADATTSSFTDVKAAWAVKYVEAAYKAGIVNGVGNNKFAPNEPVTREMAAAILVNALKTEGKLDDANAAVNFKDGGKIATWFQASIGVAQKYQLIAGYPDGTFDPKTTANREMGAVMGSNLLKAIEVVVKENTPAPVAISGVHIESSNENAGRAKVGDTVTLKFTTTEHVSKLGNFKINGSNPTTFVSEGSGSAWTNTATYVLEDSDSEGVVNFQINVKNDAGIYSVTTEATSDGSTVTVFKKPEISSVSLASNNADPSKATVGDVVTLTFTTKQQVSKLGNFKINGGNPASFTSTEQADHTWKNAATYTIDPTDPKAAMNFQINVKNAVGLYSVTTETTTDGSSVTVY; encoded by the coding sequence ATGAAAAAAGCTTTGGCAAGTGCGTTACTGGCAACGGTCGTTTCGGTGTCGGCGGTTCCGGCGGTTTTCGCGGATACGGCCATCACTGCGAAATCGAGCTCGTTCATCGATATCGACAAATCCTACGCGAAATCGGCGATTGAAGAATTGCACGGCAAAGGGATCTTGTCCGGCGTCGACAACGAGGGCCGCTTTGACCCGAAAGGCTCCCTCACTCGCGCCCAATTCGTAACGATCATCGTGAATGCATTGGGTCTGCCAGCCGACGCGACGACTTCTTCTTTTACGGACGTCAAAGCGGCGTGGGCCGTTAAGTACGTCGAAGCCGCCTATAAGGCAGGTATCGTGAACGGCGTAGGCAACAACAAGTTCGCTCCGAATGAACCGGTAACGAGGGAAATGGCCGCGGCGATTCTGGTCAATGCGCTCAAAACCGAAGGGAAGCTCGACGACGCGAACGCTGCGGTCAACTTCAAGGACGGCGGCAAAATCGCGACTTGGTTCCAGGCTTCCATTGGCGTCGCTCAGAAATATCAGTTGATCGCCGGCTACCCGGACGGTACGTTCGATCCGAAAACGACGGCCAACCGTGAAATGGGCGCCGTTATGGGTTCCAATCTACTTAAAGCCATCGAGGTTGTCGTCAAAGAAAACACGCCGGCACCCGTAGCCATCAGCGGCGTCCATATCGAATCCAGCAATGAGAACGCCGGACGCGCCAAAGTCGGCGACACGGTGACGCTAAAGTTCACGACAACGGAACATGTGTCCAAGCTGGGCAACTTTAAAATCAACGGAAGCAACCCGACGACGTTCGTGTCCGAAGGTTCGGGCAGCGCATGGACGAATACGGCCACCTATGTGCTCGAAGATTCCGATTCGGAAGGCGTCGTAAACTTCCAAATCAACGTGAAGAACGATGCCGGCATTTACTCCGTCACGACGGAAGCCACGAGCGACGGAAGCACGGTTACGGTTTTTAAAAAGCCTGAAATCAGCAGCGTATCCCTTGCTTCGAACAACGCTGATCCTTCCAAAGCAACCGTCGGCGATGTCGTTACGTTGACGTTCACGACGAAGCAACAAGTTTCGAAACTCGGCAACTTCAAAATCAACGGCGGCAACCCCGCAAGCTTCACGTCCACGGAGCAAGCGGACCACACATGGAAGAACGCGGCGACTTACACGATCGACCCCACCGATCCGAAAGCCGCGATGAACTTCCAGATCAACGTGAAAAACGCCGTCGGACTGTACTCCGTCACCACGGAAACGACGACCGACGGAAGCTCCGTTACCGTATATTAA
- a CDS encoding class I SAM-dependent methyltransferase, with protein sequence MNKENLARKFDKQAKAYERRRKQLTQNEWRERLICGAKGMVLEVGVGAGGNFPYYPKDVIVTAVDFSKEMLSSAKEAASELGVRAEFVLSDIESCDFPEGSFDTIVSTLTLCGYKDPIAMLNKFNKWTKADGQILLMEHGTSSNGLIRSIQKAVDPLFLKVVGCHQNRDMEHLFQKSGIHIIKAERHFMNMVHLVWAKPNKNNVTI encoded by the coding sequence ATGAATAAGGAAAATTTGGCCCGGAAGTTCGACAAACAAGCGAAAGCGTATGAGAGGAGAAGGAAGCAGCTTACGCAAAATGAATGGCGGGAACGATTGATTTGCGGCGCGAAGGGAATGGTTCTCGAGGTCGGCGTCGGGGCGGGTGGCAATTTCCCGTATTACCCGAAAGATGTTATCGTAACGGCAGTCGATTTCAGCAAGGAGATGCTCAGCAGCGCGAAGGAAGCGGCATCCGAGTTAGGCGTGCGAGCGGAGTTCGTGCTGTCCGATATCGAATCGTGCGATTTTCCCGAGGGCAGCTTCGATACGATTGTTTCTACGCTGACGCTTTGCGGCTACAAAGACCCGATTGCCATGTTGAACAAATTCAATAAGTGGACCAAAGCAGATGGGCAAATTCTTCTGATGGAGCACGGGACGAGTTCGAATGGGCTCATTCGTTCTATTCAGAAGGCAGTTGATCCTTTGTTCTTAAAGGTGGTCGGCTGTCATCAGAATCGCGATATGGAGCACCTCTTTCAGAAATCCGGTATCCATATTATCAAGGCAGAGCGACATTTCATGAATATGGTTCATTTGGTATGGGCTAAGCCGAATAAAAACAACGTCACTATATGA
- a CDS encoding carbohydrate ABC transporter permease, whose product MNKALRKPWTYVLFLLPVLLLYVLFFIYPMIDAFEKGFTKWNGIGAAQFNGIKNFDRALTDDKFWNSVKNNGYFILFSVFVQVPIIIFFSLLISNVKKLQGLYKTVVFIPSVMATAVIGILWSFIYEPDIGLLNIILTKLGMQPVMWLSEPKWAMFSILITNAWQWTGWYVVMVLAAILSIPKEIDEAAVIDGANGFQRATKVTVPLIMPIISVVIMLSIAGAMKAADIVIVMTKGGPGGATDVMATYLIKYGITNVKYGYGNAIAVLIFVFTLILTVLYQWLIARRSERIEYE is encoded by the coding sequence ATGAACAAGGCGTTAAGGAAGCCCTGGACCTATGTATTGTTCCTGTTGCCCGTCTTATTGCTGTATGTCCTGTTTTTCATATATCCGATGATCGATGCCTTCGAAAAAGGATTCACCAAATGGAACGGCATCGGGGCCGCGCAGTTCAATGGAATCAAGAACTTCGACAGAGCGCTCACGGACGATAAATTTTGGAATTCCGTTAAAAACAACGGCTATTTCATTTTGTTCTCGGTTTTCGTGCAAGTACCGATCATTATCTTTTTCTCTCTGTTGATCAGCAACGTAAAGAAGCTTCAGGGCTTGTATAAAACGGTCGTTTTTATCCCATCCGTCATGGCGACCGCGGTGATCGGCATTTTGTGGAGCTTCATCTACGAACCGGATATCGGGTTGCTCAATATCATCCTGACGAAACTGGGCATGCAGCCGGTCATGTGGTTATCGGAACCCAAATGGGCCATGTTCTCTATCTTGATTACGAATGCCTGGCAGTGGACCGGATGGTACGTGGTGATGGTCCTTGCTGCGATATTGTCGATTCCGAAAGAAATCGACGAAGCCGCCGTGATCGACGGGGCGAACGGTTTTCAACGGGCGACCAAGGTGACGGTACCGCTCATCATGCCGATCATATCCGTGGTTATCATGCTCTCCATCGCCGGCGCGATGAAAGCGGCCGATATCGTCATCGTCATGACCAAGGGAGGTCCCGGCGGAGCCACGGACGTCATGGCGACCTACCTGATTAAATACGGGATCACGAATGTGAAATACGGCTACGGCAACGCGATCGCGGTCTTAATTTTCGTATTCACGCTCATACTTACCGTGTTGTACCAATGGCTGATTGCCAGAAGAAGCGAAAGGATCGAATACGAATGA